The following are encoded together in the Gordonia insulae genome:
- a CDS encoding TetR/AcrR family transcriptional regulator, with protein sequence MPRKENPPKRERRERGSIDPEEIINGAFELAEEVGVDNLSMPVLGRHLGVGVTSIYWYFRKKDDLLSAMTDRAIERYNLATALTYSSDDWRERLYEHAHAMRGAFLTNPILCDLILIRSSRGPRNAQLGASEIEHALEDLMREGLSLEDAYDSYSAVQLHVRGSVVLERLYDKNKAEDAGAQAHHGNLIITTAQTPLLAEAASKGRVGGAPDEQIFEYGLTCILDHTSRLIDEQKQTSKPAKRTRATKAPAKKSAPRTRAKSAS encoded by the coding sequence ATGCCGCGCAAGGAGAATCCCCCGAAGCGTGAGCGGCGCGAACGCGGTTCGATCGATCCCGAGGAGATCATCAACGGCGCCTTCGAATTGGCCGAAGAGGTCGGTGTCGACAATCTCAGCATGCCGGTGCTCGGCCGGCATCTCGGCGTCGGAGTCACCAGCATCTACTGGTACTTCCGCAAGAAGGACGACCTGCTCAGCGCGATGACCGACCGGGCCATCGAGCGCTACAACCTCGCCACGGCACTGACGTACTCGAGTGACGACTGGCGTGAGCGACTCTACGAACACGCGCACGCGATGCGCGGTGCCTTCCTGACGAACCCGATCCTCTGCGACCTCATCCTCATCCGTTCCTCCCGCGGGCCGCGCAACGCCCAACTCGGCGCGTCGGAGATCGAGCACGCGCTGGAGGACCTCATGCGAGAAGGCCTCTCACTCGAGGACGCGTATGACAGTTACTCGGCCGTGCAACTCCATGTGCGGGGTTCGGTGGTGCTCGAGCGCCTCTACGACAAGAACAAGGCCGAGGACGCCGGCGCGCAGGCCCACCACGGGAACCTGATCATCACGACCGCGCAGACCCCGTTGCTCGCCGAGGCCGCGAGCAAGGGACGCGTCGGTGGCGCGCCCGATGAGCAGATCTTCGAGTACGGACTCACCTGCATCCTCGACCACACCAGCCGACTGATCGACGAGCAGAAGCAGACGTCCAAGCCCGCGAAGCGAACCCGCGCCACCAAGGCACCCGCCAAGAAGTCAGCGCCGCGCACGCGCGCGAAGTCTGCCTCGTAG
- a CDS encoding SHOCT domain-containing protein yields the protein MWDSFWDFIWYTLVIFSFLAYLMILFWVISDLFRDRALSGWWKAVWIVFLIFVPWITALIYLIARGHGMSRRAAEARSEAQQQTDDYIKSVAGKSSADQIADAKSLLDSGTITEQEFAALKAKALA from the coding sequence ATGTGGGATTCATTCTGGGACTTCATCTGGTACACCCTGGTGATCTTCTCGTTCCTGGCCTATCTGATGATCCTGTTCTGGGTCATCTCCGACCTGTTCCGCGACCGGGCGCTGTCCGGATGGTGGAAGGCGGTGTGGATCGTGTTCCTGATCTTCGTGCCCTGGATAACGGCATTGATCTACCTGATCGCACGCGGCCACGGCATGTCCCGTCGCGCGGCCGAGGCGCGATCGGAGGCGCAGCAACAGACCGACGACTACATCAAATCGGTCGCGGGCAAATCCTCCGCGGACCAGATCGCCGATGCCAAGTCCCTGCTGGACAGCGGCACCATCACCGAGCAGGAGTTCGCGGCGCTCAAGGCCAAAGCGCTCGCGTGA
- a CDS encoding alpha/beta fold hydrolase, giving the protein MSTSLRPGRSAIVRGLVAGALAATLIAVSALVSAPASAGSQQTGLATAVSQIGGEWGGLTGVYRISYRTIDARGEDVAASGIVRLPSGPRPPGGWRIVSWAHGTSGLGPDCGLTGSADLIRGTAPAIAALNRAGYAVVATDYIGLGPGSTTPHPYLQTWSEATAVVDIVRAARSVFAGLSRTWAVGGSSQGGHAALGAGHIAAQYAPDLDFRGTAALAPASNFESIIPLMRPGIPALPKGMSGPFAAILAGMSANQDDVDVEAYLSPLGKRVVDEVSRSCGPQWEGILAGARPDSLLSKPLGDNAFRSALRDYMSVPTADYGRPILVVHGFRDTTVPIPLTYRLLAGFRSAGTGYEFETINANHTDLRAKGGMDDAVTFFERVMPAQ; this is encoded by the coding sequence GTGTCGACATCGTTGCGGCCCGGCCGGTCCGCCATCGTTCGCGGCCTCGTGGCAGGGGCCCTCGCGGCAACTCTGATCGCAGTATCCGCACTGGTCAGTGCGCCTGCGTCGGCAGGTTCACAGCAAACCGGACTGGCGACGGCGGTCTCCCAGATCGGTGGCGAATGGGGCGGCCTGACGGGCGTCTATCGCATCTCGTACCGAACCATAGACGCCCGTGGTGAGGACGTCGCGGCCTCCGGCATCGTGCGTCTGCCCAGCGGGCCCCGCCCGCCCGGCGGGTGGCGGATCGTCTCGTGGGCCCACGGCACATCGGGACTCGGTCCCGACTGCGGGCTGACCGGTTCCGCGGACCTGATCCGGGGGACCGCACCGGCGATCGCCGCGCTGAACCGTGCGGGCTACGCGGTGGTCGCAACCGATTACATCGGGCTGGGTCCGGGTTCGACGACCCCGCACCCCTATCTGCAGACGTGGTCGGAGGCCACCGCCGTGGTCGACATCGTGCGCGCGGCGCGGTCGGTGTTCGCCGGGCTGTCCCGCACGTGGGCGGTCGGCGGATCGTCGCAGGGCGGGCACGCAGCGCTCGGGGCCGGGCACATCGCCGCGCAGTACGCGCCCGACCTCGATTTCCGCGGTACCGCGGCCCTCGCGCCGGCCTCGAACTTCGAGAGCATCATCCCCCTCATGCGGCCGGGTATCCCGGCGCTGCCCAAGGGTATGTCCGGGCCGTTCGCCGCCATCCTGGCCGGCATGTCCGCCAACCAGGACGACGTCGACGTCGAGGCGTACCTGTCACCACTCGGCAAGCGGGTGGTCGACGAGGTCTCGCGTTCCTGCGGGCCGCAGTGGGAGGGCATCCTCGCCGGCGCCCGACCCGACAGCCTGCTGTCCAAACCGCTCGGCGACAATGCTTTCCGGTCCGCGCTGCGCGACTACATGAGTGTGCCGACCGCCGACTACGGGCGGCCCATCCTGGTCGTGCACGGGTTTCGCGACACCACCGTGCCGATCCCGCTCACCTACCGTCTGCTGGCCGGATTCCGTTCGGCAGGAACCGGTTACGAGTTCGAGACGATCAACGCGAACCACACCGATCTGCGAGCAAAGGGTGGCATGGACGACGCGGTGACGTTCTTCGAACGGGTCATGCCGGCGCAGTGA
- a CDS encoding DUF2252 domain-containing protein — METGVVTDGDGTRAAARYPYRTHVDRLETGRAARNRVSPADLGELPDGLLAGTSDRDATGLLLQQAHSRVADLVPIRHGRMARTPFTFYRGAALVMADDLSRSPHSGLTVQLCGDAHLSNFGFFASPERRLVFDVNDFDETYPGPFEWDVKRLAASLAVAAFDNGFDRKEAKKVARACAREYRETMGNQAGLGTLASWYTHAEPTDKLDEMRRIVDAPTSDSIRRQIKKAWRRDSLQALSKLTTVVDGELQFISTPPLIVPVEELAVDRDVSAIYGELLERLPAFRATMSPHHRVLLDKFEFLRMARKVVGVGSVGTQAWVLLFRGKDNGDPLLLQAKEAQESVLARYLDGPEYADQGERVVNGQRLTQAVSDVFLGWNSGPGFDGIRRDFYLRQLRDGKGSVLIEALDAAALSAYGRVCGRVLAYGHARSGDAVSISEYLGTADEFDRAMGRFAVSYAERNLADHTEFVAAIDRGAVAAVDDY; from the coding sequence ATGGAGACCGGAGTCGTGACCGACGGTGACGGGACGCGTGCCGCGGCCCGATACCCCTATCGGACCCATGTCGATCGTCTGGAGACCGGGCGCGCGGCCCGCAACCGGGTGTCGCCGGCCGACCTCGGTGAATTACCCGACGGACTGCTCGCCGGTACATCCGATCGCGATGCGACCGGATTGTTGCTGCAACAGGCCCACTCGCGTGTCGCCGACCTGGTGCCGATCCGCCACGGACGGATGGCACGGACGCCGTTCACGTTCTACCGTGGCGCCGCGTTGGTGATGGCCGATGACCTGTCCCGGTCCCCGCACAGCGGGTTGACCGTCCAACTGTGTGGTGACGCGCATCTGAGCAACTTCGGTTTCTTCGCGAGCCCGGAGCGACGACTGGTCTTCGACGTCAACGATTTCGACGAGACCTATCCGGGCCCCTTCGAGTGGGACGTCAAACGCCTCGCGGCGAGTCTCGCGGTGGCCGCATTCGACAACGGATTCGACCGCAAGGAGGCGAAGAAGGTCGCCCGGGCGTGTGCCCGTGAGTATCGGGAAACCATGGGGAACCAGGCCGGTCTGGGTACCTTGGCGAGCTGGTACACGCACGCCGAGCCGACCGACAAACTCGACGAGATGCGGCGCATCGTCGACGCCCCGACCTCCGACAGCATCCGCCGGCAGATCAAGAAGGCCTGGCGTCGCGACAGTCTGCAGGCGTTGTCCAAGCTGACCACGGTGGTCGACGGTGAACTCCAGTTCATCAGTACGCCACCGCTGATCGTGCCCGTCGAGGAACTCGCGGTGGACCGGGACGTCTCGGCGATCTACGGCGAACTGCTCGAGCGACTGCCGGCGTTCCGCGCCACGATGTCCCCGCACCACCGCGTGCTGCTCGACAAGTTCGAGTTCCTGCGTATGGCGCGCAAGGTGGTCGGTGTGGGCAGCGTCGGCACGCAGGCGTGGGTTCTGCTCTTCCGTGGCAAGGACAACGGCGACCCGTTGTTGTTGCAGGCGAAGGAGGCCCAGGAGTCGGTGCTGGCCCGCTACCTCGACGGTCCCGAGTACGCGGACCAGGGGGAGCGGGTGGTCAACGGGCAGCGACTCACCCAGGCGGTCAGCGACGTGTTCCTCGGATGGAACTCCGGGCCCGGTTTCGACGGGATCAGGCGCGACTTCTACCTCCGGCAGTTGCGCGACGGCAAGGGGTCGGTGCTGATCGAGGCGCTCGATGCGGCCGCGTTGTCCGCGTACGGCCGCGTGTGCGGACGCGTGCTGGCCTACGGCCACGCCCGGTCCGGCGACGCCGTGTCGATCAGCGAGTATCTCGGGACGGCCGACGAGTTCGACCGCGCCATGGGACGATTCGCGGTGTCGTATGCCGAACGCAACCTCGCCGACCACACCGAGTTCGTCGCGGCGATCGACCGCGGCGCGGTCGCCGCGGTCGACGACTATTAG
- a CDS encoding LuxR C-terminal-related transcriptional regulator has product MGSAVSASVGHLSPGSRLRISRPDVPPGYVRLQRVDDALASCRPGDVTVLTAGPGYGKTLAVAAWTRFGRLGGPVAWLAAEEASGLRSFWADMLGALAVADAIPPNSALREIVPGAGFDYPEVELIIAGFADSPSPITMVVDDLHLVSDRAVLDSIRHLIEHQPAQLRLILITRTAADLRLEKLRLDGRLTEITADQLVLTRDETNELCTRAGATVTDGELDGLLERTQGWPAGVRLALLSARDGDVHRGLHRFGGRNEHVAAYLLEEVLENLAPTDRKFLLSTSIVDLVTPGLARALTGRSDSRQVLDDLVVNNALTVRLSDRPDWYAFHPLLRELLVDRLSAESPDAPSDLHCRAAAWFADTGDPISALRHYGCAGEWTKVVELLTTVALPLVLSTQAPALATALAPTDAQTARRPTADTMLASAIVAFHNSDYDGMFRNAGDAERVLGAGSSPPPLATRIVLVLTKMVRARQRDLAGLVEWCDEIIALAAEASRTEIPAAVAYTLIARNNRAIGLFHRGEISSAAIELDSSRQSAESLGLPLMAMAAGTYLALVDLTEGALPDVRRRTAAIAELAERRGWARQPQAMALYAAAALMHVECHELEAAERAIAAGRKAVELGSDTGAWLIVEIAAVGVAVVRGDVFAARAARSRLEAARQVSGPLPALLDTWYRVACTEVRILGGDADDVIAESGEDDVGDTYSLALMRVSLAKAYLAAGRPADAIDVLGRASTFAPYRLQAVEAAILSAVAAARLHRESVALERLHDAVRLAAPIGHIRPFVTAGPSVSGLLVRHQQVSEEHRAFVQQVFEACGGPPAAEDWAPVDPLTDRELVVLRYLPTMYKASEIAADLFVSVNTIKTHQQSIYRKLGVSTRRDAVDRAREHNLI; this is encoded by the coding sequence ATGGGTTCAGCAGTGAGCGCGTCGGTCGGCCACCTTTCGCCGGGTTCCCGCCTGCGCATTTCCCGCCCCGATGTTCCTCCCGGCTATGTGCGCCTCCAACGCGTCGACGACGCGCTCGCGAGCTGCCGTCCCGGCGACGTCACCGTGCTGACCGCAGGTCCCGGGTACGGAAAAACACTGGCAGTCGCCGCCTGGACCCGATTCGGTCGACTCGGCGGTCCCGTCGCCTGGCTCGCGGCCGAGGAGGCGAGCGGCCTCCGGTCGTTCTGGGCGGACATGCTGGGTGCGCTGGCGGTCGCCGACGCGATCCCGCCGAACAGCGCGTTGCGGGAGATCGTTCCCGGCGCCGGCTTCGATTACCCCGAGGTCGAACTCATCATCGCGGGATTCGCGGATTCGCCCTCCCCGATCACGATGGTCGTCGACGATCTGCACCTGGTCTCCGACCGCGCGGTTCTCGACTCCATCCGCCACCTGATCGAACATCAACCCGCTCAGCTGCGGTTGATCCTGATCACCCGGACCGCGGCCGATCTGCGGCTGGAGAAGCTGAGACTGGACGGGCGGCTGACCGAGATCACCGCCGATCAGCTGGTGTTGACCCGCGACGAGACGAACGAGCTCTGCACCAGGGCCGGGGCCACTGTCACCGACGGTGAACTCGACGGCCTCCTCGAGCGAACCCAGGGGTGGCCTGCCGGAGTCCGTCTGGCCCTGCTGAGTGCGCGCGATGGTGACGTCCATCGCGGTCTGCACCGGTTCGGTGGCCGCAACGAACATGTCGCGGCCTACCTCCTGGAGGAGGTGCTGGAGAATCTGGCGCCGACCGACCGAAAGTTCCTGCTGTCCACCAGCATCGTCGATCTGGTGACGCCGGGACTCGCCCGCGCGCTGACGGGCCGCTCGGACAGCCGGCAGGTACTGGACGACCTCGTGGTGAACAACGCACTGACGGTGCGGCTGTCCGACCGGCCCGACTGGTACGCCTTCCACCCCTTGCTGCGCGAACTGCTGGTCGATCGGCTCAGTGCCGAGAGCCCGGATGCGCCAAGCGATCTCCACTGTCGGGCGGCGGCATGGTTCGCCGATACCGGCGATCCCATCTCCGCACTGCGGCATTACGGCTGTGCGGGTGAGTGGACGAAGGTCGTCGAACTGCTCACCACGGTCGCTCTTCCGCTGGTGCTGTCGACACAGGCCCCGGCCCTGGCCACCGCCCTGGCGCCGACCGATGCGCAGACGGCGCGCAGGCCGACCGCCGACACCATGCTCGCCTCCGCCATCGTCGCGTTCCACAACAGCGACTACGACGGCATGTTCCGCAACGCAGGCGATGCCGAACGGGTGCTCGGAGCGGGCTCGTCACCCCCACCGCTCGCCACTCGGATCGTGCTCGTCTTGACGAAGATGGTCCGGGCGCGACAGCGGGATCTCGCCGGCCTCGTCGAGTGGTGTGACGAGATCATCGCACTCGCTGCCGAGGCATCCCGGACGGAGATCCCGGCGGCGGTGGCGTACACACTGATCGCGCGGAACAACCGTGCGATCGGACTCTTCCATCGTGGTGAGATCTCCTCGGCAGCAATAGAACTGGACTCCAGTCGCCAGAGTGCGGAGAGTCTCGGCCTGCCGCTGATGGCCATGGCGGCCGGCACGTACCTGGCGCTCGTCGACCTCACCGAGGGCGCGCTCCCCGACGTCCGGCGGCGTACCGCAGCCATCGCCGAGCTCGCCGAACGCCGCGGCTGGGCTCGTCAGCCGCAGGCGATGGCGCTCTACGCCGCCGCGGCACTCATGCATGTCGAGTGCCACGAACTCGAGGCGGCCGAGCGCGCGATCGCCGCCGGCCGCAAGGCAGTCGAGCTGGGCTCCGACACCGGGGCGTGGCTGATCGTCGAGATCGCGGCCGTCGGAGTCGCTGTCGTGCGTGGAGATGTGTTCGCCGCGCGTGCCGCCCGCAGCCGGCTCGAAGCAGCGCGTCAGGTGAGTGGACCGCTTCCGGCACTGCTGGACACCTGGTATCGCGTCGCCTGTACCGAGGTGCGCATCCTGGGCGGTGACGCCGACGACGTCATCGCCGAGTCGGGTGAGGACGATGTCGGCGACACCTACTCGCTCGCACTGATGCGGGTCAGCCTGGCGAAGGCGTACCTCGCCGCCGGCCGGCCGGCCGATGCGATCGACGTGCTGGGACGCGCGAGTACGTTCGCGCCCTATCGATTGCAGGCCGTCGAGGCGGCGATCCTGTCGGCGGTCGCGGCGGCCAGGTTGCACCGCGAGTCGGTAGCCCTCGAACGTCTGCACGACGCGGTGCGGCTGGCGGCCCCGATCGGGCACATCCGGCCGTTCGTCACCGCCGGACCGTCGGTCAGCGGGTTGCTCGTCCGCCATCAGCAGGTGTCGGAGGAGCACCGGGCGTTCGTCCAGCAGGTGTTCGAGGCCTGCGGCGGCCCGCCCGCCGCGGAGGACTGGGCACCGGTGGACCCGCTCACGGATCGTGAGCTGGTGGTCCTGCGCTACCTACCGACGATGTACAAGGCGTCGGAGATCGCCGCCGACCTGTTCGTGTCGGTCAACACGATCAAGACCCATCAGCAGTCGATCTATCGGAAGCTCGGCGTATCCACGCGCCGCGATGCGGTGGACCGGGCACGCGAACACAATTTGATCTGA
- a CDS encoding DUF6325 family protein, translating to MDHFTGEEVGMADATEPGPIDYLVVELPDGTTSLTDVMCAELTGLVDGGTVRVLDLLIVRRDDSGAVAVTELEEIGDPGLDALRGSVAEILALEDIENVAAAVAPGRSAVVIIWEYLCARRFACAAASSGARLVAQGRIPTQAIVATLEADDH from the coding sequence ATGGATCACTTCACCGGCGAGGAGGTCGGGATGGCCGACGCGACCGAACCTGGTCCCATCGACTACCTCGTCGTCGAGCTGCCGGACGGCACAACGTCTCTCACCGATGTCATGTGCGCCGAGCTCACCGGACTGGTGGACGGCGGCACCGTGCGTGTCCTCGATCTGCTCATCGTCCGCCGGGACGATTCGGGGGCGGTTGCCGTGACAGAGCTCGAGGAGATCGGCGATCCGGGACTCGACGCGCTCCGCGGTTCGGTGGCCGAGATCCTGGCCCTCGAGGACATCGAGAATGTGGCAGCAGCCGTCGCGCCCGGCCGGTCGGCGGTGGTGATCATCTGGGAATACCTGTGCGCCCGACGATTTGCCTGCGCGGCCGCATCATCGGGGGCGCGCCTGGTGGCGCAGGGTCGCATCCCGACGCAGGCCATCGTGGCGACCCTCGAGGCCGACGACCACTGA
- a CDS encoding DUF1059 domain-containing protein, producing the protein MKTRLTCPCGDQMKGADEDELVQKVQEHLAENHPDHEYSRDEILFMAY; encoded by the coding sequence ATGAAGACGAGGTTGACCTGCCCCTGCGGTGACCAGATGAAGGGCGCCGACGAGGACGAACTCGTGCAGAAGGTCCAGGAGCACCTGGCAGAAAACCACCCCGACCACGAGTACAGCCGGGACGAGATCCTGTTCATGGCGTACTGA